The sequence gtctcttgccactagactgtaagccccAGGAACAGAGGGATTTTGTCTGAttggttcactgctgtattctcaGCACCTGGCATATAGGCACATAATGaatattaatgaatgaattctgagtatttttctctttctgtaataATCACCATGATCGTGATTAAATAGTTTTGCATTACCTCATTTGTCTCTACCTCTATAACAGAACTCAAGGAAGGTCAAGGTTTTGTTTTACTCACGCCTGTACCCCCAGAACttagtagatgctcaacaaatatatTTACTGCATGAACAAAGCTTTCTGAAGTCCTAATCTAATCATCTTCACCCTCTGCTTCTGCCCTTAAAACTATTGCTCTCAGGATCAAGCCTGAACTTCCTTAGCATGTCATAATCATTTTCCTCTGTACTCTCATGTCTTGACACTTTTCCCTTCCACATCATCTGAGATCCAGCCTTCCTTGAATACACTGTGCTCTCTCCCAACCAGGTCTTTGTACTCTCTGATCTCTGCTTGGGAAGCTCCACTTGACTAACTCCTCCTTGTCCTTTAAGGCTTGCTGAGGTCATGTCTTCTGGGAAGCTTTCCAGATCCATGAGGGTTGGTTTGTGTCAGTAGGGGGTGGGTGCGCAGCCCACCTCCAGCTTAGTCCTGCCCAGGCTTCTGCTGACATCTAATTGTCATGTGTTGGGCAGAGAGGTTGAAGATTAGCTTAGAGAGAATGTTGATGTTGTAGAATGTAGAGTAATGAGATGGCTGTGGATGAGGTTGAGGTTAGGGCAACTAAAATTCAAAGTGTGGACTTTGGGCTGTCCAAACATTATCCTCTAAGCCCTGAGGTCTCTGGACCTTCTGGGCAGTAGCTGAAACCCCTTGGTTGGTCCCTCTGACTTgcatttctcctccttcctctctctcaggGGGGGATGTTACCATCACTGACCTGCCCCTGGTCCTAGAACAGATCCAGGGCAACGTCCAGGCCAATGTGCCGGCTGGAGGCCGGGCCCAGGTCCGCGCCTTGTCCTGGGGGATTGACCAGCATGTCTTCCCTGGAGACTATGACCTGGTGCTGGGGGCTGATATCGTGTATCTGGAGCCCACCTTCCCACTGCTGCTGGGGACCCTCCAACACCTGTGCGGGCCCCATGGCACCATCTATCTGGCTTCCAAGATGAGAGAGGAGCACGGGACAGAGAGCTTCTTTCAGCACCTCCTGCCCCAGCATTTCCAACTGGAGCTGGCCAAGCGGGATGAGAATGAGAATGTTAACATCTATAGGGCCAGGCACAGGGGACCAAGACCTGCTTGATGTCACCCTTCTGCTCCTCTGAACACCTTGTTCTAATGAAGGAACTGCCATATGTCCAGAGCCGTACACATAAGGACCAAAAACGATGGATTTCCCTTGCCGctgtctttcctccttccctattTGTTTCCTGAGATACTCTTGGGCAGGTGCAGGGAGGTGCTCCGTGCTAGGAATACTAGAGCCCTAGCTGTACTGGGCTAGAGTGCAAAGGAAATTCCCAGTTCCTGTTCTCAGCAGAGGAAGATGGGAGTGTATCCAGGACTTTAGGGGAAGGGGAGGTAAATGGGATATGTGAACAGTGACTGCAGAGAGACCGTCGTGATCCCATCTAGTCCTGCTGTTGTCTTTCTATAcagaatggatttttttccagattctactggaatttttttttttatctttttttttattttttatttttatttttgcgttacgtgggcctctcactgttgtggcctctcccgtagcggagcacaggctccggacgcgcaggctcaacggccatggctcacgggcccagccgctccgcggcatgtgggatcttcccggaccggggcacgaacccgtgtcccctgcatcggcaggcggactctcaaccactgcgccaccagggaagccctctactggaatttttaaaaaatgaaaataaataagcattgaAGATCTTTTCTGCATCCAGAGAACTCGGGCTTTTACTGGGGGGCTGGGAAGCAAGAAACCTCCGACCACCCACTTCTTGCTTCTAGAGATAGTCTGGTGGAACCATGGCTCTAACTGGGTCAAGTCCTCTCAGCCCTGAAGTTGGTGATAGGCAGCAGAGCTGTCCTTTGGACCATAGCTCCTTCACTCTTTTTGGAGCTGGAGCCCTGATCACTAAGTACCAGgttctctttgatttttctttaggTTTCCAGTCCCTGTCAGTCCTTCCTTCCTAATGTGTTTTGCCTTCACCTCTTTTCTCCTCCCACTGTGGGGCCTCTGATGAGGGCTCTCCTGACTTACTCCTTGGGCCACACATCACCTCCTGGGGCCTCCTGGCCTCCATTCACTCCCCTTCAAACCATTTTGTAAACTCTGGTGATCTTCCAAAATCAGCTCTGATTAGCTACTGCTGCTGCCCAACAGAAGCAAGAATAAGCTCTTCTGCTTGGTACTCAGTGTGTCCCGTGTGATCCCAAATTACCCTTCTACTTCATTTCCT is a genomic window of Kogia breviceps isolate mKogBre1 chromosome 12, mKogBre1 haplotype 1, whole genome shotgun sequence containing:
- the EEF1AKMT3 gene encoding EEF1A lysine methyltransferase 3; its protein translation is MADPVPDPESEPESVFPREVRLFADSYSEKSRFYFCGHVLSITENFGSRLGVAAHVWDAALSLCNYFESQNVDFRGKKVIELGAGTGIVGILAALQGGDVTITDLPLVLEQIQGNVQANVPAGGRAQVRALSWGIDQHVFPGDYDLVLGADIVYLEPTFPLLLGTLQHLCGPHGTIYLASKMREEHGTESFFQHLLPQHFQLELAKRDENENVNIYRARHRGPRPA